From the genome of Etheostoma cragini isolate CJK2018 chromosome 23, CSU_Ecrag_1.0, whole genome shotgun sequence:
atacataaataacctcccagagtcctggtctagacctgctctttatggaaagacctgggagataaataacctCCCAGAGTCCNNNNNNNNNNNNNNNNNNNNNNNNNNNNNNNNNNNNNNNNNNNNNNNNNNNNNNNNNNNNNNNNNNNNNNNNNNNNNNNNNNNNNNNNNNNNNNNNNNNNNNNNNNNNNNNNNNNNNNNNNNNNNNNNNNNNNNNNNNNNNNNNNNNNNNNNNNNNNNNNNNNNNNNNNNNNNNNNgtctagacctgctctttatggaaagacctgggagataaataacaccccagagtcctggtctagacctgctctgtatgtaagacctgggagataaataacatcccagagtcctggtctagacctgctctttatggagagacctgggagataaataacatcccagagtcctggtctagacctgctctttatggaaagacctgggagataaataacatcccagagtccggtctagacctagATAACTGATGTTGAGATTTGGCGCTatatgtctgtctctgcagggGTGGGATGATCCAGACTGGCGAGCAGTACGAGTTTGTCCATCACGCCTTGAGCCTGTACGAGGCCCGCCTCTCTGCAGAAACCGGCCAATGAGTGCGCGCCACCCCACAGGAGGAGGCGGGGCTTAAAGTACCAGGAAGTGTGCTAACATGAAGAGGGTCCTTGTATGATCTCCGACGTTAGGGGATCCTGGAGGAGGTCTTTGACTTTGATGGAGAGCCCATTTGGGCGGAGCCTGCCGGCGGAAACAGGGAAGGTAATCTTCTGAAAATGGAAAGCCTccgctcttcttcttcttcttcttcttcttcttcttcttcttcttcttcttcttcttcttcttcttcttctctgctgtttCTACGTGTGTTTTGGGGCGAGAGGTTCTGCAGAAGAGCTCAAAAGACTCTCTTATCTGGTCTCCGCTGGCTTTTTAACTCCAGTTATTAGACTGTCCCGTTTCCTCTTTCCTGTCATGGAGTCTCAGACGTTGTTTGACTCAAAGTGATGACTCacgctgttgtttttgtgtcttttaggatattttaaatgatttattgtgGTGCTGGCTGTTGGAAAATGACTGTTAACATCTTTTAAAGACCTGAACCTCCCGGCCTCGCTGCTCTCGTGGCCTCCGCGGTCCGGACCTTACTTGGTGATTTGGTCACCTGCGCGCaccttgttttaattttagtacTTTTTAGTACAAATTAAGTACTTTTTGTgctttatttgtacttttagtaCTTCATTTGATGCTGTAGCGACTTCTTTGCAACCTCCAAGAGCCAGggaacagatagatagatagatagatagatagataaatatatagataaatagattaatatttattcattgatcccaaaaaactgcaaaatcagtcacacagcacagagatATGCGTTCAAAGATTTATTGTCCAttttaaagtagaaaaaatcattaaccctcatgttctcttcctgtcaaaattgaaaatattaaaaagaacatttatataggacaacatgaggacaacataagggcaacatgaggacaacatgaggacaacatgaggacaacataagggcaacatgaggacaacatgaggacaacatgaagacaacataagggcaacatgaggacaacataagggcaacatgaggacaacatgaggacaacatgaggacaacataagggcaacatgaggacaacatgaggacaacataaggacaacataagggcaacatgaggacaacatgaggacaacatgaagacaacattaaggcaacataagggcaacatgagggcaacatgaagacaacatgaggacaacatgaagacaacatgaggacaacatgaagacaacatgaagacaacatgaggacaacatgagggcaacataagggcaacatgaagacaacatgaagacaacatgagggcaacatgaagacaacatgaggacaacataagggcaacatgaagacaacatgaggacaacgacgaagacaacatgaggacaacataagacaacatgaggacgacatgaggacaacatgaagacaacatgaggacaacatgagggcaacatgaagacaacatgagggcaacatgaagacaacatgagggcaacatgaagacaacatgaggacaacataagacaacatgaggacaacatgaagacaacatgaggacaacatgagggttaaaacttAGATGTAGTAAAGTTTTCAGTAAATTAGAGCTTGCAAATGTTCAAATGCTAGTTTtgagaacaaaaacaatcttgTGATCGTGCGAGAGGTGGATTTATTGCAGATCCATGATCCGCCCGGTGATCCGGATCCACTCCAACCCGTAACGGGTTCTTCCTTGTCTTGTGCTACACCTCCCAACaaggctgtagtcaagaccagcttagtcgagtccaagaccaggactagtcgagtccaagtcaaggcCGAGTTCAAAGAGGTTaaagtctgagtcaagacctagtccaggacagaataaaggtcttatgcagtgtcaagacaatcattttgggttacCCATCCCCtgcaatattattatcaaaataacaaagacacctggactctgtccagaccagaagccatattgggcaagaccagcggccgagaccgagacaagtccaaatACTaacgagtccgagacaagtccgagaccaaagaaaaacggtctcgagttcggactcgagtccaagaccgacCTTGAGTGCTACAGCCCTGCCTCCCAACCAATCAAACCCTGGTATTTCCAAAAAATGAACGTGTTGTCTGCTGCTCGGTAACTTACAGAtgaaagaatatttaaaaaattcgCCATTCTAAATGCAGATAccaatagatcgggaaatgccgaCATATCggccgatagatcgggaaatgccgaCATATCggccgatagatcgggaaatgccgaCATATCggccgatagatcgggaaatgccgaCATATCggccgatagatcgggaaatgccgaaatatcggccgatatatcggtcgggctctagtctCAAGAACCTAAATTGCTGCTGTAATGTTTTCCAGCTTTCAGCACCTCGGCCAAATAGAGAAATGTTTCGCTGCTTTGTGTCGGAGTTAACGCTCTGAGTAGTATTTAgcctttttattgcttttcccTTGTTGTTAAATACGTTGCTTTATaccaaaaatgtgaaataatttgCGTTGCAATGGCGCGGTCATCTCATTGACCTGCTGTTGTAAATACTTATGTAGTGGGTGTGTTATTTTTGGTGTATCGAagtaataataactttatttttatactgtttttacatgtttttgatgtgttttttagcAGCTTTCAGCTATTTGTTGACTCACAATGCTATTTAGGGATGCAAACCTCATCATCTATAAATCACCAACTTAACAGGAGCTGGATGAATATTAACAgtcttaaaaatgtcaaaatattataAGAAAACAACCTAGCCATTTGAGTGCTCTTggagaaagaaatgtcaataaaagagTAAGTAATAAGTATTAATATGTCCAACGTAGTTTAGataaaatgaattgttttgtttgtcagttCCTGGTTGACTTGTCTTGGAGATCTGAGGTTTCTACAGTAATGCCAGAACCGAAGAACATTACTCATCTAATCTGCTTTCTGTGTGAATATGATGTAACGTTTTACAGTTAAAGTGCTATTAAACCTAATATGGGTAGTTACATTTCAATAGACCCTCAAACAAACAGAGATCTTGCTGCTAAAACTGGGACTGTCGGGATCCTTGGGACCTTTGGGACTGTCGAAATCCTTGGGACTGTTGGGACTGTCGGGGTCCTTGGGCCTGTTGGGACTGTCGGGACTGTTGGGATCCTTGGGACTANNNNNNNNNNNNNNNNNNNNNNNNNNNNNNNNNNNNNNNNNNNNNNNNNNNNNNNNNNNNNNNNNNNNNNNNNNNNNNNNNNNNNNNNNNNNNNNNNNNNttatgccccctgtattttaacataggggggtgtatacctatgcccctgtattttaacataggggggtgtatacttatgtccctgtaTTATAACATAGGGAGTGTATACTTATGGCCCccccccctgtattttaaggaagaacatgtatttatttatgaaaattggtgtccttaaaggttggatttgtcttctttttttttttttttaattaaggcattaagatcaatttctaaaGATGTTTTATTCCTCATTTTAATCAGCTTTAGCCCGGTTTTGTAAACTTTCTCAATAAAAAAGTTCCAGAAAAGATCACGCAAACAAACAGAGTTGAACAATATCCATGATTGTGAAGCCAAAAACTAAATTTACAGCCAAAGAGACAGATGAATCCCGTCAAAGGACGACGCTGTCATGAGAAGAAGGGGACGGTGTTGTCTCGGTGGTGAATAAATCAAACGCCGCGTCTCTATTTATACCGTGTCTCTGCCGTTAGCGCGGCGGCGGCTAGGTGCGGCGGCGGTATTTATAGCCTCCGTCCCGGCAGGTTGTAGTCGTGCCTCTGCTCTGACTCACAGAGCTGTCGGCTCGATGGAGGAAGTCCGTTGGTTACTCCCAGCCTCGGCCCTGTGGAcacaaggacagacagacaggaagagagacaggaagagagacagacggCTGGGAGCGAGACGGGCAGGGGGTCCAGAGAAAAGACAGTTGCACATGAGACGAGAGACGAGACGCCGGACGCTGCAGACGAGATTGACGGGAGAATAAAAAGGACAGTTGTGAttaattctgcttttctaagaggtttttaagttgttttccAGCCGGTGGATTTTCCAGAAGGACTATTTTAGGACTATCTTCTGCCTGAAAGAGGGACTATAGACGCACGTCTTCTGGATTATGGTGCAGTTGGTTCTGCCTGAGGATCTGAAGGAGGATCAACATGCTGACATGTAAAGTTGACGGTTCTGTCTGCCGCCTGTGGTCCACCTcgctgctgctggtgctgctggtggTCCTGGTCCGGGTCAGTCTGCTCCCATTGTCTCTCATTCAATCCCATTCAAATGACTATTAATTAATCCCACAAGGTGCAATTAGTTCAATGCAATTATACTTatggtatcaaatcataacaaattATCTCGAGACACAGCTagaaggtctagaccgctctataatttacaaggacccaagaGTTCTAGTAGTTCCATACAGAGtaagctgcagacacacacacatttgtaacagcacacacacacctacacacaggCCTACAACCTATAACAGTGgctttcacaattttttttaataacgtACCCCTTTTGAATAGTTTCTTAAAGCCAAGGTCCCCCTGACCAGCGCTAATCGTTTTTTTGTACAAGAGAAAGTCTTCCAACTTGTGTTATAACGTTTTTGTGAccttatgattttttttaaaggacgaCATGATGGTTAAACGAAATTAACCGTTGACACTTTACAGTAACCTGagatatttaaatcagctgatacatggttacacctcatAATCTCCTACCTGGGTatctcccaccaatcagtcccagaACATCACATTAAGAGAGGACATACTGAATAttctttattaatattaacaatcATTCCTTGACAGAACCCAGCAGGCCGGCTTGTTGcatgatccaaattttcttcaaatccCGGCAtttccaatccactttatttatataacacgatttaaatgaaacacaaggtttccaaagtgctgcacaaaagataatacagaataaatagataacacaagaaaaatataaggtacaataaaactaatacaataaaatgcacagtggtccctaatactgtatctgaagtctctttatatagaccttagtggtccctaatactgtatctgaagtctctttatatagaccttagtggtccctaatactgtatctgaagtctctttatatagaccttagtggtcccctaatactgtatctgaagtctctttatatagaccttagtggtccctgtatctgaagtctctttatatagaccttagtggtccctaatactggatctgaagtctcttcatATGAAACAGAAATATTGTTCGGTGCTTTAACTGTTTTTGGTGTCTTGTTTCCCCGTCAGGATCTGAGCGGTGCAGATCTCCCAGAGTCCCAGCCCGTCCCCTGTAACATCTCGGTTTCTGACCCCGTATTGGACCTGGACTCCATCTCGCTGACCGTGACCACGCCCGGGGGGAACTGCTCCTTCACCGTGACGTCTCCAGACGCCGGAACAGACGGCGCCGAGTGTTCGCCGAGAAGAAAcgaaggaaaggaggagataGAGACCAGTGAcatcagaggagaggaggaggcgaAGGAGGAGATGGGAAGTACCCAGCTAGGAGAGGAGGACGGAGGAAACAAGGAGCTAGGAGGCGTCTTCACCTGCACGCTGGAGCATCTGGAGCCAGGAACCGTGTACCTGCTGCAGATCCAGTCCCAGAGAGACGAGGAGACGGCAAACATCACCCTGCACACCCGTAAGTCCTCGCTCAGTCCAGACCTGTATTGCACGACACAGTACACTCGGCCGGTGACTCGTCATAGCTGGGGGGCGTGGCTTATGGTGTATGGAGTCACCGGGGGTGAAACGGTTCTTTCCCCCTGACTAGATAACAGGAATTTAACTTGATAGAGcaacatacactcacctaaaggattattaggaacacctgttcaatttctcattaatgcaattatgtAATCAGCCAATCAcgtggcagttgcttcaatgcagtttggggtgtggtcctggtccagaccatctcctgacctggtccagaccaaCTCCTGAACTGGTCCAGACCGACTCATGACTTGGTCCAGACCCTCTCCTGACCTGNNNNNNNNNNNNNNNNNNNNNNNNNNNNNNNNNNNNNNNNNNNNNNNNNNNNNNNNNNNNNNNNNNNNNNNNNNNNNNNNNNNNNNNNNNNNNNNNNNNNCTTACTGCAGAAATACTCCATCTTACTGCAGTAAATACTCCATCTTACTGCAGAAATACTCCAtcttactgcagtaaaagtataaaatactCCATCTTACTGCAGTAAAAGGATTAAATACTCATCTTACTGCAGTCAAAGGTTTAAATACTCAATCTTAGTGCAGTAAAAGGATTAAATACTCCATCTTACTGCAGTCAAAGGTTTAAATACTCAATCTTAGTGCAGTAAAAGGTTTAAATACTCCATCTTACTGCAGTAAAATAGTAAATAcctatatacactcacctataggataaTTAGGAACCCCATACTAagactgtgtttgaccccctttctcCTACGTGGCATTGATCCAACGAGGAGATGAAAGCTTTCTTTAGACATGTCGGCCATATTGAGAGGacagcatcttgcagttgatggagatttgtgggatcacatccagggcacgaagctcctggtccaccacatcccaaagatgctctattgggatgagatctggtgactggggGGGCCGTTTTAGTCcaggttgagatctggtgactggggGGGACGTTTTAGTCcaggttgagatctggtgactggggGGGCCGTTTTAGTCcaggttgagatctggtgactggggGGGCCGTTTTAGTCCAGTAAACTCATCCTCATGTTGAAGAAACCAGTTGTAAATGATGTGAGCTTTGTgccatggtgcattatcctgctggaaggaGCCATCAGAGGACGGGGACATGGTGGCCTTAAAGGGACGGACATGGTCAGGAACCAGGCTCAGGTAGGCCGGGGCATTTAAACCAGGCCCaatggcactaaggggcctaaagtgtgccaagaaaacctcccccacaccattacaccaccaccaccagcctgcacagtggtaacaaggcatgatggatccaggTTCTCATTCTGACTCCACCATCTGAAGGTCTCCACAGAAAccagactcatcagaccaggcaacagtTTTACAGTCTTGTCGCCTCTTGTTCCTGTTTGTAGTGGAGATGCGTGGTACCCGGGGGGCTATTCTGCTGTTGTAGNNNNNNNNNNNNNNNNNNNNNNNNNNNNNNNNNNNNNNNNNNNNNNNNNNNNNNNNNNNNNNNNNNNNNNNNNNNNNNNNNNNNNNNNNNNNNNNNNNNNTTCATACTGTCCTCTGTACTGtattctatactgtattctatACTGTCCTCTATACAGTCTTCTATACTATATTCTATACTGTCTTCTACACTTtattctatactgtattcttgctTTCAAAACAGAATCTGGCTAAACTCTGACATCTACCCATCGTttatccactcaacatcctctgatcttaactattagtcaaaataattcatcactTCTgccttttaactaaaaactaatgtataatttgatataaatgaggtttgttgacaatgaattccaagaataagtgtaagaaaaagaaaaagtgagaaataaatcagaaaaagtgacaaaaacatcaaaaaagcacaaaaaatatattcattttcaattttgacctggaaggacaagttcaggGTTAAAAGGGAAGGCGACACACGGGTTAAATCAGAATTATGGGATcttgaaataaacagaaaacaaagtgacaagGAGTTGGGAAAAGCGTGAATGAGTCAGAACGACGGCGTCGTACCGGTGGTGCCGGTTGCTGTGATGCGATTGGTCAGCTTCCCGCTCAGTGATTGGACGCTGACGGTGTAGGCGAGGCCGGGGGTGAGATCCTGGAAGTCCAGGGAGGAGACGTGTTTGGGGACGGGGCGCGTCTCAATGAGGACGCCGTCCTGGAGACAGGAAGGAGAACAAAATACTCCAGAATAAAAGCTCCGTCATTTGTAATagaacagaatagaatagaaatcgCCATTATACACAGGTGCAGTACCTGTGTAACGAGATTCAAGCAAAACCTTTATAGTGTCAACACAActtataaaaatatgtaaaaatataaaatatacaaaatatataaaatataaaaacaaaatgtaaaaatatttaatatataaaatatacaaaatataaaattataaaaatgtaaaaatgtaaaaatgtaaaaatatacaaaatataaaatatacaaaatataaaatatacaataaaaaataaaaaatataaaatataaaatataaaatataaaatataaaatataaaatataaaatataaaatataaaatatataaaatatataaaatataaaaatgtaaaaatatgaaaatgtgaaattataaaaatgtaaaaatataaaatgtaagtagtagtagtattttctTATCTTTTCTCATCTTATCAGagtgcttcaaaataaaaagaatagaTACATAACTAGAAAGCCTAGTATAATATTTTCCCAAATACTGCCTTTCTTTCTCAGTTAATAATTTTAGTTCTCTCCGTGTGAGCCTGCGTGTGCAGTTGGACTCACCGCGGTGGACAGGGAGACGACGTACATGTCCAAGTCTCCGTCTCCGGGCGTCCAGGAGACCTGCAGCCCGCCGACCGAGGAGCGCGGAGACAGGCGGAGGTTCCTGACGGCGCTGGGAACTAGGGGCGGGAAAGACAAGTAACTCTTAGATGCATCGCCTTTCCTTTTGGTTTTTATGCGCTGATTTTCATTCATAAGTTCCTGTCTCCAGACATTTACACATCGGAAACCAGAGAGACTGAAAGAGGACGGGACAATAGGACAATTacagagtttaggcaagagtgcagaaaaacacacaaaaaaatggccaaaagcacacaaaataatagttttgtATTTAAACACATGATCTAATAGTACGTAATATTGTAGTATGTATGTAGTATGTTagtatgtatgtgtaaaagtcatagtatagtatgtcgaaaaaagtacaGAACAGTCATATTATATGAGcatgactacacaataaaaacctccgtagacaaatgtcaaaatccaacaaactcagatttatattgTATGTCTATTGTTTTGAATCATGCATGGAAACAgtatatatgaaaaaaatgttgaggtTCCCAGAGacccacccccccctccccccatatCAACGGATTAATAGtttatgtacaaaaaaagtcatagtacagtatgtagaaaAGAATTCGTTGTACAGTAAggcaacaaaatgtcaaaagttagAAGCTTACTATGTAGTTTTagtatagtttagtatgttgtacaaaagttcatagtatagtaagttgaaaaaaaggctttgtatgctatgtcaaaaaagtaaaaaagtcatagtataggaagtcgaaaaaagtacaaagaagtcatagtatgttgaaaaaataaaaaattgtcataatatagtatgttgaaaaaagtaatagtatattacagataaaagtactaaaaataatagtacagaatgttgaaaaaagtaaacaaaaatcatagtatagtgttgaaaaattcatagtataataagtcgAAAAATGTCGTAtatgtgttgtaaaaaaaagtttatagtacagtatataaaaaaaaaccaGATCCAGAACAAaccaagaccccccccccacaagaTAAGACCTGACTTTGGATGTTGACGTCTGAATTGAAGCCGTCTCACCTGTCCGTCCCTCGATGTGCTGCGCCCTCTGGTACGGCCCGCTGAAGGTCGACACCACGACCTTGTAGAGCCGGCCCGGGGTCAGGAAGGTCAGCCGGTGGCGCCGCTCCTCGCTGCCCAGCGTCACCGGCGGGAAAACACGGGTGTCGTTGAAGAGCAGCGTCACCTGGAGACGAGGAAAGAGACTGAAACTCAGGCAGCAGAGATCGTCACAGCCCGTTATATACAGTGGTGTCATAAGTTTCTTCTCATATGTCTCGGGAGTCACGCTgggaagaaataatcattataacttctacagttgacaaaatacatgcattttttcaaagaaagtccagaagcttttgctctcatgacatttacttacgccaataataacataataatgtcatatttattgatattacacccacagcaatgctacacaagcaaatgcgtgtctaaatagtgcacctcttggccttccatacagccaattggcctttttgtcccttctggccttccatacaagagggtGACCTTGtcatatatgggcatactggGGCCTGTGTTGTAAACAACAGAGAGCAGAGACGGAGCCGCGAGCTAGAtgcagaaatgagccaaaacgcaatgaattatggacataaaggccatttttattatattctggaaaatgtttttaacttcctacaaatgtagcactttgagatttctttttgaaatctAAAGGgcataatacattttatttatagtaaattattatcataaagtggatcaatcttggatgtaacggtttggatttaattgtcaacgaccccgaaaaaggctggaagttccaggctcaatagaaaatcacctgaAGAGGCTTGAAGGACCCGGAACAGACCTCCGTAACTACTAACTCGTCAGGATTTAAACGCAACCGTTGGTAAGTCACTACCTtgtatggttattaaatgattaaactatgaatcagaggtgctgtttttacgCATGGGCGAGTGGAAAGGTATTCAACATCCAAAGAGTTCATCAGTGACATCACGCATAATGTCTAAAGCAGAAATGAGTCAGATGGACTAGTTctacaactacaactactacaactagTTCGCCATGCAATAAATGTCCCATGAGTCTCGGCGGTATCACCTCGTAGTGGTCCACGTCTCCGGGGGCGGGGCTCCAGCGGACGGTCAGGTCACCCGTTCCCGCGCTGTCCAGC
Proteins encoded in this window:
- the LOC117939048 gene encoding uncharacterized protein LOC117939048, translated to MLTCKVDGSVCRLWSTSLLLVLLVVLVRDLSGADLPESQPVPCNISVSDPVLDLDSISLTVTTPGGNCSFTVTSPDAGTDGAECSPRRNEGKEEIETSDIRGEEEAKEEMGSTQLGEEDGGNKELGGVFTCTLEHLEPGTVYLLQIQSQRDEETANITLHTRKSSLSPDLYCTTQYTRPVTRHSWGAWLMVYGVTGGETVLSP